TTTTGTTGATGCCAATACTCGGCTGGGCCATCTACCGCTTCCGCTTACGAGGTTGGCTATTTGCCCTGGCCCTGGCCGGTCACTTAGCTGCGGTGTACTGGCTAGACGAATTAGGTTGGTGGAACTGGCCGCATACTCTGGCCGAAACTTGGCTCAGGTTTTTGCCGATCACCTTGGTTACGGCGTTAGTTGCCTTGTTTATTGAGCGATATAGACAAGAAAAAACGCCCCTATCATCTCAATATCTACTTCAAGGATGGTCGCGTCCACTTTACATAATATTACTCCTTGACATCTTGGTTGGACAGCTGTTTGGTTTAGAGGCAAGTTGGGCAGCTCTGATGATCAGTTTGACGCATATATTCATATTGGCGACGTTGGCCTCTTTCTGGTTATCAAGAGGCGTAGTGTACGTTAGTTTAGTTCTGGGAGTAGTGAGCCTGGGACAATGGTTGTTGATCTTGGATAAATCAATTGAAAGTTTTTTGATAGCCGCCGCATGGTTAGCTTTAGGATACGGCCTGGTGGGATATGGCTTGACGCTTTTGCGCAGTAATTTGACAGAAAATCGAGAATTACGGCCATGGGTAACAGTCTGGGAATCATCATTACAACGGTTTAGCCTGGTATTCTCTTTGATCATCTTAATCTTGACAATTGCACTTGGCCTGAAAATCATAGGGTGGACTGTCAGAGTAATGTTTGATTTATCCTTTCGGAATATGGTGGCTATAGCCACGGTACAAATGGTTGTGGGCGTATTTGCCCTGTTAGGGTTACTTTACCTGGCCACCGCTTTTATCCACCATAAACAACGACTGGGCTATGCGGCCACCGCTATGTTATTGATTGGTTGGATATTGCGGGTGTTTTATATCCAACAATGGGATAATGTGCAATGGTATGCCGTGCCAGCCGGTTTATATCTACTAGGTATCGGCTACCTGGAATGGCAGAATGGAAATAGGGTTCTTGGCCGGTGGCTTGACTACCTGGCAATGTTGTTGATGATGGGTTCGCTTTTTTGGCAAATATTATTATTTGGTTGGTGGTATGCCTTGGCTTTAGGGCTGGAAGGTTTGTTAGCCGTCTGGTGGGGTAGCGCCCGGCGTTTGCGTCGTTTTCTCTACGGCGGCATTGCCGGCGTCGTATTGGCTACTGTTGGTCAACTGATCAACTCCTTGCGGTCCATTAACCAGTGGATCGTTTTTGGCGCAATTGGGCTAATGCTGGTTATCATGGCAATTTTCATTGAACGAAAACTGGAAGATATAAAAGCCTGGCAAGAGATTCTGGAAACTTGGGAGTAAACAATGAATTTAACAAATACAGAAATGCCAATCTGGTTGAAACAGGTTTTGGCCATTGGTGGTTTATTGCTGGCCCTGTCGGGTTTACCGGCGCTCTTTGGTTTCTTTTGCCTTGCTTTGCTTTTGATTTTATCAGACGATAGTGAAGCCATTACCGTAGGATTGGTCAGCTTCACGGTAATGGTCATCACGGTTGGGGCCGGAGGGGCCACATTTTGGCATGGTCTGCGTTCTCTGCAAAGAAGAGTATCAAAACCGTTACACTTGCCCCCGGTATGGACGCTACTGGGAATCTTTCTGATATGTATCCCAACAGGTCTATTTATTGTGGAAAATGGTATTGCCGCCGGGCTGTTCTTTCCACCTACTCTGTTACTTACCGGGGCGCTGCCGCCAGTATTGGCAATGAGTTGGTTTGCCGGTCGGGGTTCGGGAGAGCTAACCTGGCGGCGAGGGATAGTGGCCCTGGCCGGAGGCATGACGGTTAGTATGGCCCTCGCCGTTATGCTGGAAACCCTGTTCGCGGCTACTCTTTTGACCCTGGTCTTTGATTTGGCCAATTCAATCGCCAACAATATAGGTACTCTATCCCAGGCCCTGATGGGAAAGAACATTACTGGAGCCGTTGCCACTTCTGGGTTTGTTTTTATTTTTATCCAGATTACGATTGTCGCTCCGGTGGTTGAAGAATTAGCAAAGCCCCTAGTGACTCTGCCTGTAATTGGTCGTCTCTCCAGTTCAGGCGCTTTCCTGATGGGGGCGATGGCCGGCGCCGGATTCGCCATGTTAGAGAACATAGTATATGCCGGCTTGGGGTTTTCTTTTTGGGCCGGGATTTTGCTCATAAGAGGGATAGGAGCAGCCATTCATCCCCTTGGTTCTGGATTGGTAGCCCAAGGTTGGCGTGACGTTCTGCGGCGTGAAAAAAATGCAGGGGCCCGTTGGTTTGCTCGTTTTGGCTTGGCCACAGGCATCCACCTGTTATGGAACCTGAGTTCCCTTTTACTCATTATGCTCGTCGGGGCGCAATTTTTCAACGAACTGCCGAGGGGGATCAATGTGTTGGGATTATTGGCAGCAGGAACAATTTTGGTCTTGCTCATTGGGTTGGGGATAGCAACATTATGGATAGGCCGTGCCATCAGTCAAAAAAAGTTTCAATCCGCCGCTTTCATAAAGCCAGAAAAACTCGAAGTGAGTTTTATTTTCTCCGACAGGGCAGTAGCGATCTGGGCCGTAGTCTGCCTAGTAGCAACTATACCTGTCGGGATCATTGGCTGGCAACTTCTTATAAGATAGTGATCTTGACGAGACAAATATGAGACGCTTAGAACCTTTTTTACTTAACGGCGCAAACATCTGGATAGCCACAGTTTTAGTTGTCGCTAACCTTTTAGCTTGGTTTAACCTTTTACAGTCCATTTCAAAGCCTTATATCGTCGAACCCATAAGAGACCCGGAAATTGTCACTTTACTAGATTATATTCGCTCTGGAGACCATTCAGGGGAAACCTGGGAAGTGACTCTCACCGAATTAGAGGCCGAACAAACAATAACGTGGTATTTGCAACGTTATCCTCAGATTCCGTTCGCCCATCCTGATATAGAAATTACGCCCGGTTATGTAGCCGGTGAAGGGGATGCCACCATTGCCGGGCTAAGGGTTCCCGTTGGCGGTAAAGCCCGTGTTGACCTAAATGAAAAAGGGTTACCCATTGTTGATATTCTGGAATTGAGTCTGCCGATACCCGGGCCAATCCGGGAAACCATCGAAAGACAGATCCAGTTCCAACTGGGGCGCGCCAAGCAGTTACCAGTCCGTTTCACTGAGGCAGAATGGTATGAGGGTAAAGTTGTCGTACGTGGCTACATTCGATAATTGAAAAACTTCTTTGCCAAAAACAAACCTCTGTATTCCAGCCTCAAATAAAACAAAAGCCGAAGCAATAGTGCCTCGACTTATCAATGACGCGATGATGTAAATGGGAACCCGGGTTCCCATTTACATAGTCAATTACCGTTCACAACAACCATGCTGACAATTTCGGCCTTCATCATCTTAAATTGACTTTCACCCCGTTTAACCAATAATTCGTGCGCCCAATAAATTGAGGCACCGGATTCCACTTCGTATACCGCCAAATCAGAATAACTTGGATTTCTTTCGCCCTTGAGCATTGGCAACGACATCGCTTCGCCAGCCCTTAAAGCTTCAGCATCAAGTTCAATCTGTTTAAAAAATGGTTCCAACCGGCTCGATAGTACAACGTCACTCTGTCGCCAGGCCAAAAGCTGGTCAAGTATCTGACCGCCGGTAAAAACCTCTGTTTCAAAGACCTCAAATTTTTCAGAAGGCAAATGGCGTCTCAAGCCGTCCAAGGGAGGAATGACCGAAAGCAAGCTCACTTCAGCAATTTTTGAACTACTCAAACCCTCGGCTTTGAGTAAGACTTCTTCCAGGGCTTGACGCAACGCCTGCAATGCTTGTTTTGTTTTTGAATCCTTGGCCCTAAACGCTATAGCCGTAATAGTTTCCTCGTAGTTCTCTGGCGGCAAAGACAAAAGAGAATGAATGGTTTTGGCCGCATCCAAAACCCGTTTTTCAAAACGCTGTTCAACCGTGGTTTGTGATACCTCCCGCAACAACGACTTGGGCCTTGAGTCGGGAACAATTTCCTGCAACACCTTTCTGCCACTCAATTTCTCGTCTACAATACGTTGAATCATTGCCACTTGTTCTTCATCTGTTTTTAATCTCATAACAGGCCGCAACTGCTTCTCGGTCAGTTGAGCGGCTTCACATAAATCCTGAGCCATATCTGACAGGTTTAGAAGGGCCAAGTAATTCCTGACCATCCTGTCGCTAATGGCCCGGCCGGTGAGATTTTTTACTCGTTGTCCCACTGCTACTTGTAGCTCTCGTTGACTGGGCAATTTAATGGTGTTTTCTCCGGGAACCCGGGTTCCCATTTCAACATTTAATCGTTCCATAATCCGCTGAATAGAACGCGCCCGCGCAAGAGCCGGCAAATCCACGCGCGCTGCATTTTCCGCCTCTTGCCGTTGATGGATAACCTCCTCATCCGCAGGCATGGTTTCGATAATACACTTGACTCTCTTGAATTCTTCATATCCCTGTTGGACCAATAAATGATGCGCCCAAAAACGTCGTTCCCCTTCGCCTAGCCGATAGGTAGTTCTATCAGGCTGATCAGGATCATCAATACGATACACGTTGAGGGGTTGGCGCAAACCAACTTCTTGAATAGAACGGGCTAAAGCTAAAAGTCCTGTATCCTCAACTTCTTCGTCATCTTCCTCCACTGCCCCTTTGTTACGACCCCCCAAAATCAAGAGAGCCACTGTATCCCCTCGTTCAGCCCTCAACACCAATTCCTGCATAGCCTGTTCAGGCAAAATATCTTTGCTGTGGATAGCCACCCGTAAATCATGCGGCAAAAGATGACGGGGCTGAGAAAGGTCGGGCATAATGCGATCAAGATCAATGTCATAAACCCTCTGATCAGTAGGACGAAAACCAATCTCAACCGAAGACATACTCCCGGCCAATTTGTCAATAACACTCCCCGCTCCTGTCTGCTCGACGGGCATCCCTTTTGCGCCTAACGTACGCTGAATACTAATTTTTCGTTTGGCCATTCCTCCCCCTGAATCCGGTTCGCTTAAGCACCTCTGTTCCCAGCAGACGATACATCTCTGCATACCGCACAAATTCAATACCACTACAAAAAACTAATGGAACCTGAGACTCTGTTGACTCTCGCACTCGTACAGAAGCGGCAATGATGGTATTAAAAACCATGTCTCCATACATTTCTCGGACCACCTCTTCTGTTGTTTGGTCATAAACCGTTCGCGGATCTGTATTATTGATTAACAAACCTAAAACTTTCAAGGTTGGATTATACCACTTTTGCGCAGAGTAAATATATTCCATTGTGTCGCCCAACGCCCCCCTTCCGGCAGCCCCGGGGTCAACCGGTACCAACACATAATCGCTGGCAGCCAAAGCATTCATCGTTAATCTGTCTAAACTGGGCGGGCAATCAATCAGCACCCAATCTACCTGGTCCACATTATTCATCCGGTCAACACTGGCCCTGATCCGGGTAAAACAACTACGCAGCCGAAGTTCGCCTCCTTCAATCTGCGTCTGTCCACTCTTGATGCCCTTCAAGCCATCATCAGCGGGAATAATTTTTAAATTTTCATACTTGGTTGGTTGAACCGCAGCGCCCAACATTCCATCGTCAATCAACACAGACGATAGTGTTTCTGCGCCAGCATATACGCCAAAAAAAGCTTCTCCCAATGTTTTCTGAGGGTCAATATCAATACACAACACCCGAAATCCTGCCTCTATAAGAACCCCGGCCAGGTTAAAAGTTGTTGTACTTTTTGCTGAACCACCTTTCAAGTTTGCCAAAGCAATAACGTTCATGGTAAATCCTCAACTTCAAATCGTTGACAACTTAAAATTACCCCAGATAGCTGAAAACATCTCACCGGCGGTCAACTGCTATCTCTAGTCACCAATTTAAATTCTATCTGCACTTGTTTTCCCACCACACTCGATAAAGCCCGTTGGACAATATCCCGTAAACGATTATCCAACCACTCTTTGGCCATCTCTGTTTGGACGCCGATAATATAAACGCCCTTTTCGTGGCCCACAAGCTCTGTGCCTTGAATAACCGCATTATACGTCGCTTGGGTCATTTGACGACGCAACATTGATTGGGTTTCAGACCAGATTGCCTCGTCAACCGAAGGCAAAACAAAAGACGCCTCAGATATCTTGGGAACTTCGGCCCCCAACCATTCACCCGTTTTATGGTTAACATTCTCCTCTGCGGCCGGCTTCAAACCCAAACCCACCCCGGCTACATCCGCAAAATCCCGTAAGGCGCGCACAAAAACCGCCCCCGCATTAACTTCCGGCTCAGCTTCGGCAGCCTGAACAGCTACTCGAACGGCAGCTACGTAAAGGTCAAGCCTTTCCGGGTATAACGCCTGCAACACTTTATAAAACATTGCCGTAGAATGATCATCCTCTAGCAAAGCTTCTGTCAAGCGCACAATCGGCTCCAAAGAAGTTCTGCGAGGATTTTTTGAATTGTTACGTTTATGTTGTTGAATTAATATGTCTAGTTCGTTAACGTTCTTCCCAGATTCTTCCGATTCAGTATTATGTAAATCAACAATTGGTAGATTGACATAACTATCTGATCCCATATTTTGTTGTTTCACATTGGTTTGTAAACCAAGATTTTCTTGGTTTACTTTTGTGTTATGTAAACCCAGTTGAAGTGGATTAGCCGATAGCAATGAGTCGGAATTTAGTTGGTTGACATAATGTAAATCGGTGTTTTGTGGGGACATTTTTTCCCCGGATATTTGCGGTAAATCGGCATCTCTCCCTTTTACGTTTTCCAAACGATAGGTCTCTAAGCCCAATTCGCCTTGTTGCATTTGCAATATTTCAATGCGCTGTTGCAATTTGGCTTCGTCTTCCGGGGCAACAGGGTCTTCCATAAGCACTTCAAGCATAAAACCCGTCCGCCGAGTTTTGCCGTTATGAGTTTCATAGGCATAACGCAGCCGAGGAATAAAAAGGGCTAAATATTTGGATTTTTCATCGCCGGGGATGATCCGACGCCAAGGCTTGTCGTGGGGGATGGGTTGATGTTTGAGCCAACTGGCTACAGTTTCTTCGTGAACGTCTAACAACTCGGCCAGTTCCCGCCAACTGCACGTCACTCGTTTAGTGCCGTCACTACGGCGAGGGCCGTCTATACTGAGGCTACGGAGGAGCATTACCAAACACCATCGCTCCGGCCCAAGTCGGGACAGCCATTTTTGGACTGAGTAGAGCGTAACCGGAATTGCTTTCTCGGGGGCAACAATCGCGGCTCTGGCGCTTAAATATACAGGATGAATGGAAAGGTCGGGCATAATAGACCCTTTCTTCTTCAAAACGATAATTCACAAAATAGCTAAAGACAGCTAAAAAATTGTCGAATGAAGAAGATAGCCAAATCAGCAAAGCAGGTTTTTACTTGACAGAATGTACCTCCTTGTGGTATATTTAACCCCAAGCGAGGTACTGGAAACAGAAACCTTCTCCCAAAAAATTAAGTAAATAAAACTTTACAGAATGAGGCTCGCGGCAACGGGCCTCTCTTTTTATACAAATTTATCGCCAAATCAAGGGCATAGACCCCCAAACTAACTTAAAATTTGAGCCTATTAGTTGGAATTATAAACATAACTAAAAAAAATGTCAAGAGTTACTTGTAATTATAAGGGGTAGGTGTTATAATTATGTTCAAGTTTGTGGGGAGGTTTATCTTATATGCTCGATTTGAGTCCATTGGGTCTGGTAGAAGCACCATTTTCACTATCGCCTGACCCGCGCTACTTTTATGTGTCACTCCAGCATAAAGCTACCTTGGCTAAGGTAACCTATGCCCTTGAGCAGCGACAAGGCCTATCCATAATTTTTGGCGATGTAGGCGTTGGTAAAACCACTATCGCCCGGCGTCTCTATCAGGTGTATCGAGATCGAGAAGATTTTCGCACGGCCTATATCCCTACGCCGCTTTTTCCTTCCGATTTTCAATTCCTGAAAAGCATTTGCGCCGAATTTGGCCTTAATCCTAAACGCAGCAAATTACTGCAATTGGCCGCTTTTGAAGAATTTCTCATTTCTGTTTTTGAAGAGGATAAAAACGTATTGTTGATTATTGATGAAGCCCAAGGGCTTGTGGGACAGCAGTTTGAGTTGATCCGGCAGTTGTTGAATTTTGAAACAAACACCCAAAAGCTCATCCAAATTGTGCTGATTGGTCAGAATGAGCTTCGCAACAAGTTACGCCTCAAACGAGCCTTGGCTTCTCGAGTGGCTACCCGGTCTACGTTGGAGCCTCTCCACTTTGAAGATACTCGTTCGATGATCAATTTTAGGGTGATGGTGGCCGGACGGCAAGATCCTTTGTTTACCGACGCCGCATTAGTTCGTATCTACGACTATAGCCGTGGTATGCCTCGAGATATATGTGTAGTGGGCCTGAATACGTTACCCGTGGCCCTTTTGAACAAAGTTTCAATTGTTGATGAGGACCTTGTTGAACAGGTGATAGAGGAGTTAGCATAATGGCGGGAAAAGAGACTGCTCGGACGGGACAGGGGACATTCGCCAAACTTTATGACGTTCAAGAAGAATTAAGCCGGCGCCATGTAAAGCCGCTGGGCCGCCCGCGGAAGAAGATTCAGCGCAAGCCTACTACAGTCCATTTAACTCAGGCTGAAATGCGGAATCTGAGTAAGTTGCATCTTTTAACCAATGACGAACTCTCAATTAATCGCAGTGAATTGGTTGGGATTGCCATAGATGCTTTAGCTTGTTTGATAGAGGAAAAGGGTGAAGTCATTCTGGGCGGGAGCCAAATTAGAGAGGTGGAAGCTTTTCGTCAGGTAGTTATTGACTTTATAAAATCATAAAATCGTAATTTCTTAAAATAGTTTGGGGTTTAATAAAAAAAGGAATATGCGGCATTATTTGGTTGTTAGCGGTTTTTTGGCTTCCGATATAAGTAATTCCAGTTTGTAAGTATTGAGGAGAGAAAAAGAAACACCGGCCACTGCCAATTCTTCGTAACCTAAATTCTGAAAAGAACGAGTACAAGCAGCCCGCGACATAGCATCATAAATCACGGCAAAGTCGTTCGCGCCTGGATTCTGCTGGAGTACGTACCGTGTGAATTCTACGGCAGTTTTGTTCAACACTTCGCCGCCTCCTTTATTTCTTCCATTTAACGATGTCTGCCCATTTTTTTTGTTTAACACTTGCGCTTATGCCCTTTAAATGACCGTTTTTTCCACCAAATGAATTTATGATACCTGGGCGCCGGGGAATCCAAAGAATTTAATAATGTTAAAGTAGCAGTATTTTACCACAAATAAGTTTTTTGGCAAAAATTGATAGTACTTTTTTCCTATCTCTTGTCTTCTTAACAATATTTTATTCGGCAAAGATTGAATCTGCTGAAAAGATTATTTTGATTAACGTGGTTTCAATTATAGCATATCTTGACTGCTACAAAAGACCAAACAACTCCTTTGACCTTAAAATCCACATTAAAAATATCTGCTTTTTGAAACTATGGCAGAGGGTGGCCCATAATTCTATTGACAGCCTGACAGCGGCGAATGACGATTGACGAACGAAAAGCCCCAAATTATGACTTCACCCCCATAATGCATAAAAAATAATTGCTTCAGTAATTTGCGTTAAACTTTTTGCTTGGCCGGTTTTGTGCTAAAATAGCCCCTTGATTTAGCAATCGAGTCAGCGCCAGAGACTGTATCGGCGGCGCTGATTTTTGTTGTGATGTTATTGAGGGTTGACGAATGGTAATTGTTGAAAAAATGCCTATGGGATTGGTTATCCGGGCCGGTCAAAAAATGCCTTGGGTGTTCTGGCCTTTTTATCTGCTACGCAGTTTTTTGGCACACTTGGGGGAATTTTGGGCTTATCGCGAGTTGCTCCGCAATCTGGTGGTCCGGGATTTGAAGGTGCGTTATCGTAACTCGCTATTGGGAGTTTTGTGGTCGTTTGGCAACCCTTTGCTAATGATGGTGGTTTTTACCATTGTTTTCACTATTATGACGCCGTATTCGGGACGGATTGAAAATTTTCCGGTATTTGTTCTCTGTGGCATCTTGCCCTGGAACTTTTTCTCTTCCTCGGTGATTGGCTCGATTCGCAGTATTGTAGATAATGACTCGTTGGTTAGCAAAGTCTACTTCCCCCGCGAAGTTTTGCCGGTCTCCATCGTCCTGGCCAATCTGGTTAATTTTTTAGTCGCCTTAATTGTGTTATTTGCTTTTATTCTTTTCTCTCAAATTCCTTTGACCAAGTGGATTTTACTGTTACCGCTGGTCATTGCCGTGCAACTTATTTTTACGGTAGGGGCAGGTTTAATTCTGTCAACGGCCAATGTGTTTTACCGCGACACCCAAGTTATTATGGAAGTGGTTATGTTGGCCTGGTTTTTTATGACCCCTATTTTTTATCCGATTGAGATTTTGCCCCGCAGTTACGAGATTTTTAACATCACAATTGACGTGTGGCGTTGGGTGAACATCATCAATCCAATGGCGTCCATCATCGCCACCTATCGGGTAATTTTGTATAATGGCGCGCCGCCGGAATTTTACTTTTTTATGCGGACTTTATTGACCTCATTGATTATACTGGGCATAGGCTCTTTGATCTTCTATCGCTACAGTCGCACCTTTGCCGAGGAAGTGTAGACCGATGTCTGAGAACGCCATAACCTTTGAGAATGTTTCCAAAGAATTTCGCTTGTCAAAGTTGCGGGTTCGCTCTTTGCAGGAGATGTTTGTGAATTTTTTTGACCCGAACGCTCGCGGCAGGCATCACTTTTGGGCTTTACAAAATGTCAACTTTTCAATCAAACGTGGTGAAACCGTCGGCATTTTAGGCCCAAACGGTTCCGGCAAAAGCACAATTCTGAAGCTCATCAGCCGGATTATTGACCCCACTACCGGCGTTATCACCATTTCCGGGCGGCTGTCCGCTTTGCTGGAATTGGGCGCCGGTTTCCATCCTGATTTAACCGGGCGAGAAAACATCTACCTGAACGGTTCCATTTTGGGCTTGAACCGTAAAGAGATGAATCACAGACTCGACGACATTGTTGCCTTTGCCGACATTGGCGAGTTCATTGACGTGCCTGTGCGTAACTATTCTTCAGGGATGCAGATGCGGCTGGGTTTTTCGGTGGCCGTGCACGTAGAGCCGGAGATTATCCTGGTAGATGAGGTGCTGGCGGTGGGCGATTATAGTTTCCAACTTAAATGTTTGGAGCGCATTCGCCAGATGCAAGAGCAGGGCGTAACCATTTTATTTGTTTCTCACGATTTTGAGGCCGTAGAGCGTTTGTGTTCTGGCGCCTTATGGCTGCATGAAGGTAAATTGCAGGCCCAGGGCCGGGTGGCTGAGGTATTGGCTCAGATGCGGGAAAGGTATCAGTGGGATGGGGGGCAGAATATTTTGGGTGAGGAAGTGGTTTCTGAATTGAGCGGGATGATTGTATAATGAGCCTCACCTATGAAGGGTTTCTTCAGTGCTGTATTTATGTTGTGCATAACTAAGTGTAGAGGTGAACGATTATGTGGAATAGCCGTAAGGTGTTGGTAACTGGGGGCGCTTCTTTTATTGGCTCTCATTTGGTAGACGCATTGCTGGAACGAGGGGCCAAGGTCCGGATTATAGATAATCTGAGTAGTGGCAAATTAGAAAGCATTCAAACCCATCTGAATAATGGCCGTGTAGAGTTCTTTCAGGCTGATCTGCTAGAGCCGGGTGTTGCCCCAAGGATGGTGGAGGGAATTGAAATTGTATTCCATTTGGCCGCAGACCACGGGGGTCGAGGGTACGTTGATTTGCATCAAGCAGCTTGTGCCACCAATTTAACGCTGGATGGCCTGATTTTTCAAGCCTGCTATAAAGCAGGGGTGGAAAAAATTGTCTATGCCTCATCTGGCTGTGTCTACCCCAATTTTTTGCAGACTGACCCCAATGAGATTTTATATTTAACGGAAGATAAGGTTGTTCCGCCTTACGATGCCGACAATATGTATGGGTGGGCCAAGTTGATGGCCGAGATGACGTTGCAGGCTTATTACCAAGATTGGGGGATGAAGTCGGTTTCCTGCCGCTATTTTACCGTGTACGGCCCACGTGGGCACGAAAATCATGCCGTTATTGCCATGATTGCGCGCTCGTTTGTGAATCAAGATCCATTTATTGTGTGGGGGAATGGACAGCAAATCCGTAATTGGACCTATGTGAAGGATATAGTGGCGGGGACCATTTTGGCGGCTGAGAAGATAGATGATGGCCGGGCGATCAATCTTGGCACCATGGAACGTACCCGGGTGATTGACGCTGTTAAAGAGGTGCTGCGTTATACAGGCAAAGAACACTTAAAAATTGAATTCCATCCAGAGATGCCTGTTGGCCCAATGAATCGAGTAGCCGATAACGCTTTGGCCCGCCAACTGCTGGGGTGGGAACCGGAATTCAAATTTGTAGATGGTTTGCACGCCACAATTGATTGGTATTATGCCACCAAAGATAGGCAGAAAGTGGCCGCAATTTTGGATCATGCGCTAACTGAGCGCTAAAGCAGTTGATAGATTCCTCAGTATAGTCCGCTCAACCAACTTTTTGTAACCATATTGACGAGGGTAAATGCTTGGCCGGATTGTAAATAGTGAAGGCAGAACTTAGAGATTCTGGCATTTTGTAGTGCAAGTAACTGGCGCACAGCAGAATTTTGAATGTAGAATTGTACATAAGCATTGCTTGCAGAAGGGCAGGCTCTGAAAAAAACATGTGACGGTTGAATATCCAGGATTCTGGGGGGGGCGTGGGATATGGAAAAAAAATGTCGTGGATATGAATAATTACACCATTTTTTAAACGGGGGAGTATTTCTAAATATAGAAAGGTTACGTCACTTCCAATCCTGACAATATGGCTTGAGTCAATAAAGAGAATATCCCTTTTGTTTAAGGTTTCAAAGACATCCAGGC
This Anaerolineae bacterium DNA region includes the following protein-coding sequences:
- a CDS encoding PrsW family intramembrane metalloprotease; its protein translation is MALAVMLETLFAATLLTLVFDLANSIANNIGTLSQALMGKNITGAVATSGFVFIFIQITIVAPVVEELAKPLVTLPVIGRLSSSGAFLMGAMAGAGFAMLENIVYAGLGFSFWAGILLIRGIGAAIHPLGSGLVAQGWRDVLRREKNAGARWFARFGLATGIHLLWNLSSLLLIMLVGAQFFNELPRGINVLGLLAAGTILVLLIGLGIATLWIGRAISQKKFQSAAFIKPEKLEVSFIFSDRAVAIWAVVCLVATIPVGIIGWQLLIR
- a CDS encoding ParB N-terminal domain-containing protein translates to MAKRKISIQRTLGAKGMPVEQTGAGSVIDKLAGSMSSVEIGFRPTDQRVYDIDLDRIMPDLSQPRHLLPHDLRVAIHSKDILPEQAMQELVLRAERGDTVALLILGGRNKGAVEEDDEEVEDTGLLALARSIQEVGLRQPLNVYRIDDPDQPDRTTYRLGEGERRFWAHHLLVQQGYEEFKRVKCIIETMPADEEVIHQRQEAENAARVDLPALARARSIQRIMERLNVEMGTRVPGENTIKLPSQRELQVAVGQRVKNLTGRAISDRMVRNYLALLNLSDMAQDLCEAAQLTEKQLRPVMRLKTDEEQVAMIQRIVDEKLSGRKVLQEIVPDSRPKSLLREVSQTTVEQRFEKRVLDAAKTIHSLLSLPPENYEETITAIAFRAKDSKTKQALQALRQALEEVLLKAEGLSSSKIAEVSLLSVIPPLDGLRRHLPSEKFEVFETEVFTGGQILDQLLAWRQSDVVLSSRLEPFFKQIELDAEALRAGEAMSLPMLKGERNPSYSDLAVYEVESGASIYWAHELLVKRGESQFKMMKAEIVSMVVVNGN
- a CDS encoding ParA family protein, whose protein sequence is MNVIALANLKGGSAKSTTTFNLAGVLIEAGFRVLCIDIDPQKTLGEAFFGVYAGAETLSSVLIDDGMLGAAVQPTKYENLKIIPADDGLKGIKSGQTQIEGGELRLRSCFTRIRASVDRMNNVDQVDWVLIDCPPSLDRLTMNALAASDYVLVPVDPGAAGRGALGDTMEYIYSAQKWYNPTLKVLGLLINNTDPRTVYDQTTEEVVREMYGDMVFNTIIAASVRVRESTESQVPLVFCSGIEFVRYAEMYRLLGTEVLKRTGFRGRNGQTKN
- a CDS encoding AAA family ATPase; this encodes MLDLSPLGLVEAPFSLSPDPRYFYVSLQHKATLAKVTYALEQRQGLSIIFGDVGVGKTTIARRLYQVYRDREDFRTAYIPTPLFPSDFQFLKSICAEFGLNPKRSKLLQLAAFEEFLISVFEEDKNVLLIIDEAQGLVGQQFELIRQLLNFETNTQKLIQIVLIGQNELRNKLRLKRALASRVATRSTLEPLHFEDTRSMINFRVMVAGRQDPLFTDAALVRIYDYSRGMPRDICVVGLNTLPVALLNKVSIVDEDLVEQVIEELA
- a CDS encoding ABC transporter permease, translating into MPWVFWPFYLLRSFLAHLGEFWAYRELLRNLVVRDLKVRYRNSLLGVLWSFGNPLLMMVVFTIVFTIMTPYSGRIENFPVFVLCGILPWNFFSSSVIGSIRSIVDNDSLVSKVYFPREVLPVSIVLANLVNFLVALIVLFAFILFSQIPLTKWILLLPLVIAVQLIFTVGAGLILSTANVFYRDTQVIMEVVMLAWFFMTPIFYPIEILPRSYEIFNITIDVWRWVNIINPMASIIATYRVILYNGAPPEFYFFMRTLLTSLIILGIGSLIFYRYSRTFAEEV
- a CDS encoding ABC transporter ATP-binding protein, producing the protein MSENAITFENVSKEFRLSKLRVRSLQEMFVNFFDPNARGRHHFWALQNVNFSIKRGETVGILGPNGSGKSTILKLISRIIDPTTGVITISGRLSALLELGAGFHPDLTGRENIYLNGSILGLNRKEMNHRLDDIVAFADIGEFIDVPVRNYSSGMQMRLGFSVAVHVEPEIILVDEVLAVGDYSFQLKCLERIRQMQEQGVTILFVSHDFEAVERLCSGALWLHEGKLQAQGRVAEVLAQMRERYQWDGGQNILGEEVVSELSGMIV
- a CDS encoding NAD-dependent epimerase/dehydratase family protein; the encoded protein is MWNSRKVLVTGGASFIGSHLVDALLERGAKVRIIDNLSSGKLESIQTHLNNGRVEFFQADLLEPGVAPRMVEGIEIVFHLAADHGGRGYVDLHQAACATNLTLDGLIFQACYKAGVEKIVYASSGCVYPNFLQTDPNEILYLTEDKVVPPYDADNMYGWAKLMAEMTLQAYYQDWGMKSVSCRYFTVYGPRGHENHAVIAMIARSFVNQDPFIVWGNGQQIRNWTYVKDIVAGTILAAEKIDDGRAINLGTMERTRVIDAVKEVLRYTGKEHLKIEFHPEMPVGPMNRVADNALARQLLGWEPEFKFVDGLHATIDWYYATKDRQKVAAILDHALTER